The region AGGAGGTGCAGGTTTTCAGGCGGACGCGTCCTCCTCTGCCCGGCGTCCCGGGTCTTCTCGCTTTCGGAGGGGCCATCATCGGCGTTGATCATGTTCGCGTCATCTTCAGCTCTGTTGGAGCAAACGCATCTTGAATTTGTGAAGGAAAATAACAGCACGTTCATTCCTCAaaccacaggttcccaaccctggtcctggagtcacccccaccccacccccaccccgtCCCCGTCCTTTAGATTTCAGTGTTTTCCGTGCTCAGACACGCCCACTTCAACTCAGGGAGGACTGTTAGTTGAATCAGGTGAGTagggagcagggaaaacactaaaatgtgtaggacagggggttctccaggaccagggttgggaacctgagCTGCAGGCAATAAGGATGGAGGATAAGTCAGATCTTAAACTGACCCAGAAAGCACCGCGTGCTGCCTTCCCAACAGGTGTTTTCATAatgattaatatattattattcatgagGAAGGGGCAGGTTTCAGGAACGACAACAGACATTTGTTTTGTCCAGCGATCTCGTCTGCGATTGGTCAATCAGAAATATTCCGAATAATTAAAACCCGGAAGTAAATTTCCTAAGAGAGGAATTACTGGGATGAACCTTCACGGAATACACACAACATGGCCTTAGCGAATCACAGAGAACGATTTATGGTAAGAATATATTTAGAAACGTCAACATTTTTAATTGTTCGTTTTCGAAAACTACACGCGAAAACCGTTACCTGCGGCGGTGGGAGGAGCTTATAGGACGTCCTGTTGTTTCTGAAGTCTCCGCCcatgtacattattattattattattattattattattattattattattagggatgcaccgaaatgaaaattcttggccgaagccatTCTTACATCTTTCTCTGACACTTTAAAATGCTTCCACACTGCCGACATGTTTGCTGCAATTAAAgcttcgcgcgtctcactctggttgctaggctacttggtcgcgtcatcaaacacgtcactgttcggtcaaatttattcgtccttttcacttattaattattcatttcggttgccgaacattcggtgcatccctaattctTATTATTAACAAGGCTCTAACATTTTGCAAAACAAATAATACGCAAAACATTGATGCATTAGGACATTCACAGCCGGGTGCACACATTCACGCCACCTGTAGCTTAGCCGCAGAAACTACTGCTGTATTTCTCGTGCGTGTGAGTCTCACCTACATAAATAAGACTGATGTTCCTGGGTTCATAAAATGACAAATACTACATTGTGTCACGAGTAAACACTACAATAACTTGAGTCCAGGTAAAGGAAACTTTCACACACCCCTACACTGGGCTATACCATTTCCAGGACGGTGTTGTGTCGAACTCCACCTCCGCCCAAacggcgaaaaaaaaaaaggcgcacGTGCACGAAAAACTCGCCCTCGAGATGCTATGCTCGTACCGCTGAGGTACTATGGAAAGCCTTACGGctcaaaactaacatttttaaTGACTTCTATCTGTAGGATGTATTCCAGAAGTGAAAGGCATATTTCACGGATACaacattctacacacacaagtcgtttaaaaaaaaaaaaaaaaaaaagtcgttaGTTTTGAGCCTTACGGCTTTCCATAGTACCTCAGCGGTACGCGCACAGACGGGTACGAGCGCAGCATTTCGGGGGCGAGTTtttcgtgcacgcgcgctcaacACAACACcggtccatatatatatatttatatatgctcATCGATTGTACAAAGAACGTtgaaaaatgtacaattttatgAATTAGCAAGCTTAGTTTTATGatttgaaatataaatataacatgaaAAATTATGTACTATTATTTTCCTTGGTATTATCATGATGGAACGGGAAAAGCACCTCATCACCATGAATATCATTATAATGTAGTGTAATAACACGTTCATAACactgttaatatatatatatatatataatatacatatatatttttttaaactacatgaTATGAAAACAGCTaacggttgtgtgtgtgtgagagagagagagactttgtgGTTTAATGTTACGTCTACATTTATAGCGTGAACACACCGAACCCTGACTGCGCGGATtggagaaaaacaacaaacagtaaataaacatttaaaaagcccCAGCATCTTATAATAACCTCCTAACGACTTCATGGAGCCCAGCGACATGTTTCTCTATAACCTTACCCTGTCTGTGGCTCTGTTAAAGCTTGATGAATGTCCTCCCGGCGCGGATGATGATGGAGGCATGGAGCTCCTTCCGTCGCTGTTACTGTCAGACCAgctgtgtggtgtggtgtgttataAAGCTACAGCGTTCGTCCACCTGCGCACTTTTGGCCGCCATTACTGGTGTGTTCCAAACAGCAGCTGTTGCTAGCTCCTGCCACACGGCGGCGTGTCCGCCATATCGGAAGAGGCCAGATTTACCTCTAAGCCAGAGGTTCTCGatcttttgtaactaaagcccttcaagcctcccctatcatgtggcactccaccaggtataatgatgatCTATGtgtaacctaatctataatctgttttgatagatagatagttgttttgttttttttttttgttttttttgcttttgtactttttaaaaattactttgaataactttgataacttttataaaactatataacggacaggtatgggacatgaatgatcaaaaatgttccTGAACACTATAACaatttgaacaagagaactaggctgtaataacatggactgttttacatgtaaagcATGCTGCGTTCCATTcctcttgcattctaaaaacattcgcatatgaatgatgtaaatgtgGACGAAGGGCACGTCTTGTTATCCATGACatttgttaaatctccggctctcagactcgcactgaacagagcagacgtagagagaggtgagagtgcagcgggaaagcaagacctcacgcttgcaggacagtactggtgacatttggaaagttacTAAGGTTTGTCCACAAAGTCACTAGATTTAATGatagagtctttattggtcacatctacagtagagcacagtgaaattgttttctttgcataccccagcctgttaggaagttggggtcagccatgatatggcgcagcgaaggttaagggccttgctcaagggcccaacagtggcagtgctggggattgaagtaatccagagccttaaccgccaagccgcCACTGTCTCTTCTTTACACTCGTGCATGTTGATTGTCTGTATGGTGCAAAGCGCATTCCTGACACAGCTCATATTGCATTGCATGTAGTGACTTCAAGTGCACAGAGAGCTCAGAGCTCAAATGAACTATCAGGGTCATGTCCAAAACATAAGAGAGGGAAGTTATTTAGACTCATTTCTATGcccataaaatatttaataataataataaaaacaataatcaaGCACGAAATCTTCAATCAGCGGAGTGGGTTTGTTTACAGCTCTGTGCAGACTGTCCATCCTCCACTTATACACcgccatttcttttgtcataatcaaatgattaattaatgaacATCAAAACTAACTAATGTCAATAATACATAGTGACTTTCCCCACCCTGACAAAATGTTCACAATTGTATTGTTAATCTTGGCCTAGTGAACTAGTATGAGGATCTTTTTCTAATAGAAACGCCAAAGCACAGCTATaggtcactctggataaggaaaTTTGCTAAACAAGATtttgaagaagaataaaaaaaatttgatgtTTAAACTTGACACTATATTCCATATCTAAAAGTTTAGTAATCCATGGAAATTAAGATTTGAAGTCAATCAAGTCAAGATttatgcgcgcacacacacacacacactcaggatacaaattttttgagtttatGGGATATTCATGAATACCTGATTTCTCCAAGTGTGGTAAATGAACACAAGTCCTATCCACATACGATGAGCCGTTACAGCAAAATAACCACAACAAATTTGTTATcgtttttaattcaatttataCAGGAAGAGGGGTGGGCTAAAGGAAAAcagggctttaaaaaaaaaacccaaaaacacaaaagcttgttccacaattaaacattttgcacagaCTCGATCTGTACACAGGACAGCATGCATGGCATCTGGATTTGTGAGCGAAAAatacaaaaagcacaaaacaaaaacaaaatctaaaaaacttaaaaataaaaaggactACCGGTCAATTCCAACACTAACCATTATAAATATGGAATTACAAGTTTAAAATCTGAATGAAAATCATAGTGAGGAGGTTTAGTATGGTCTTTCCCGCCGATCCTGGCGATGATCtcccctgagagagagaaaaaaaaatagaacaccACAATTATCATTTAGTATATACACAGTCCTTGAGCTAAAAtctttgtttttactttctAAACAATGAGGTCATTTACACTTATCCAGCCTCGCTAATTCAACTTCACAGTTTCCtcctcaagcacacctgatagtGCCTCTGATGTTAAAATGCAGGTGTTAAAGCAAGAAAAACCCTAAAATGTGCTTCAGTTCCTTCAGCCTTATAAGCGACACCGCCAGCAATGAACTCTGATCACACTGAGAAAAGTAAAGCCAGAAAACAATACCAAGCAAGATGCGAAACGAGTCTACTCGGCCCATTTCTCATCAACCAGGTTTCACTTCACAACTCACTTCATGTCCATCTTCCCTGGTGGTCCCATTCCCCGGCCCCTTCCACGCATGTCGTCCATCGGAGGCCCACCTCGGCCCCTCCCGCCGAATCCACCTCTGTCCATGCCCCTGCCGCCACGGAAGCCGCCGCCACGGTCTCCGCCTCTACCCCCCCGGAATCCTCCGGGACCTCCCGGTGCACCTCTGTCCATGCCACGGCCGCCGCGCATGCCTCCAGGACCGCCACGGCCACGTTCGCCACCTGAAAACAACAAGTAAAGCAAGATCAACTTCAGTCTCGGAGGAGACGTTTTAAAGACACGCCTTACGGTCTGCGCTTCTAGACGATTTAAATGACCGGTCGgaaaaaataaacctttaaaagaaataaatccatCCTTTAAGTAGGATCTCCAAAGATGCCGTTACCTGGAGGGAAAGGAGGTGGACCGAAACCTTCGGGTTTAGGTGCCTTGCACTGGTTACACTCCATTCTCCAAGCAAAGTTCTGGTTTCCACATCCACTGCAAAACGAGAGAAGCAGGAAGTAAAATAAACACGGGAAGCGAGACATGACAGAACAGCATTTTTAAGCAAGGGGTGTTAAGATTTAAAGGTGGCGAGGAGGTGGGGAGAAATCTTACGCATTAGGACACTGCCAGTCTCCAGCCCGCTGCTGCATGTTTCCACCAGTCGGTGCCCCTCGGCCCATTCCTCTAGGTCCACCTCGAGGCATGAAGCCTCCGCGCTCTCCACCACGGCCCATACCACCTCGACCCATCATCCCTACGGGTTCAAAAACAGATTCGTTATAAGGCTCGACACTTCAAATGTGTACCTACTCATCCTACGAAGCGCCATAAAGCTGGGCTGTAGCGCCATGTTTACATAGATTAAAGACCTCTTGGTTACTCACCTCCTCTTCCCATCATGCCCCCACGTTCTCCCCTCATCAGCATACCGCCCCTCATCATCATGGGCTTCCGCCGGGCCATAGACACCTTCAGCTTCTTCCCCTGGAAGTCCTTACCTGCGCAGAACGAAGAAAAACCATTCAACTACTTAACTTGCATATGGACAAAAGCTTGAattgttaaaaaattaaatgatatttttaaaaaatacgtTCTTCATTGGcaaaagttgtttttgttttttttccacccccTGCTACAGAAACGACActggcatttaaataaaattgtaatgtaCACTCTTAACATTGTGCACACGTttaatatctttatatataaaaaaaatatatttttattaaagcttCTGAATTCCCAAATCTGCTGACCCTGGTCTGCAGTCGCATCTTccagtcactgattattttcctagaacagcatgtcctgttgtgttttattcattagaaATCTGACAAAAGACTTGTTGATTATGTAACTGAACACCTAGTAGACTATCTGCCAGAACGGCATTGAGAAGAACCCAAAAACTTCACACGTGGTGCAGCCACCATATAGCAAACTAACAGCAGTTACATCTGACGGCTCCGCCCCTTTCCACTACATACAGCAGGTTGTTCAAAAGGTGCAGAGTATTTCACAATAGCACATCATTTGCATGTTAAGTGTGCTTACCAAACTTCACAGGGTGAACACAATACTCCCTGCATGCTACTAACCCCCTGGCAATTGTCATTTGAGAGAGAGCTGTTGATTCAGTTAGAGCACTTCtcactttttataaaaaataaaaaattctttatgtgtggggagtgaaggaACTGTAATAAAAACATACCATCGAACCACTCCACTGCTGCCTTGGCAGCCGGCGGATCCTCGTAAGACAGGGTGGCGTCACCCTTCGGTTTGCCCGAGTCCTTGTCTGTGTAGATGTTTATAGCAGGGAGGCCAGTACGTTTATTAATCTGGGGAGAAGATACACAGCATGTTAATAAACTTGTTTATAAtaccttttatttaaataaatgaatagatagaaaagaaaaaagaaaaacaccacaCGGTCCATGTCAATCAAAAGCAAATCGTGTGTGGTTCCCATTCCTATTCTCACATCAGTTCtgctgaagaacactgaacaattcGTCTAAACTGACCAGATTCTGGTTAGCAGTTGGTCTTTTTATCCATTCCCAGTTAATATGATGATTCCTTTCTCAATCATGGACTGTCTCAGTCACACGCTGTTCCCTCACCCTAATGATGCCGCTCTGCTTAAAGAATTCGGCCACTTCGTCCATTGTTGCGTTTTCAGTCAGGCCGGTGATGTAAATGGTGCTGTTCTCAGAGTCATCCTGCTCCTCTGGGcggcctaacacacacacacacacacacaaaatgtaggCTTTGGGTTAAAGCaaaggttctcaaacttttgtaACCAACACCCCCCAAGCCCtatcccctatcatgtggcacgctTTCTTGAAAACAATCTGCGCCCCTTCCGACCCCTCCACCCCACCAGATGAGAACCACTGGGTTAAATAAATTGTACACTACACAGTTGGTATAAGGAAGAaagtatatttataattatatatacacacacacacacacacacaaccggtcaaaagtttgtggacactcgactgaaatgtttctcatgatctttaaaaaaccgtttgatctgaaggtgtgtgattaaatgtgtgaaatcggtgtcgtagacaaaaatataatcgtgctgacatatttatttctttcattagaacattaacattttatttacaaatttttttgaaattttttttaaacggacgactctgaggaaatatttccgaaaagcagccgataagagtccggcgtcggtgtgaactcctttaatactgcttaaaaatcatctcggggaaattcctcaagaaatcgggtgagaaaacgccaagaatacatttctggaaattctcggcaacaagggcgtctactttgaagacgctaaaatattaaatttggatttttttttttttttatcacagcataattcccatagatccattttgtgttactccagagttctgatgactttattattattctaacaCGTGGACACATTCGAACAAACAAAAGAACGCTCCAAAGAAAAGCTGCACTTACCCATATCTGCATCTGGTCCTGATATTAAAGATGATGACAGAGAgacgaagaaagaaagaaagaaagaaaaaaaacaagttagtcTATACGCTTCACCTTCTGAGCACTGACATGACCAACTCCAGGTAAAGATTTCCCAGGCACACTTGCTCTTCTGAGTAtttcaaaaatagaaaaaaagagagaagtaaAATACCACTGTGCTTCAATATTGTGGGgaaattattagtagtagtagttttaaaTCTACTCAAATTAACCTGTACACCTGAACCTAACTGCTTCTGCAAGTGTGCCGTTTATAGCAAAAACGTGCCAAACCACAAACCCAAATTGGACTCCGTACCTTAAATTTCATAGAAAAAATGCAGTAAACCCCGACATTGTGTGTGACACACGGTCAGTTACCATTAAACcctaaaaaatgtgaaaaactcTTTGAAGGAGTCCGTAAATTTTTAAACCCATATTTCTGTTATTAAACTGAACCAACCCCATCGTCAACCGATAAATAATTGTTCATAAGAACCCTTAAAATTCTAGCCGGCAGACTTGTGTCTTTGAATGGcaaggcaaaaaaataaaataaaataaaaaggaatatttccCCTCTGTAATATCAATAATCCATGAATATGGTGGAACAAAAGGAAGTTTGTGTATGCTCTGGTAATTCTCATTAAAACTTACCACCAGGCTTAATGAAGCCACCTC is a window of Ictalurus furcatus strain D&B chromosome 16, Billie_1.0, whole genome shotgun sequence DNA encoding:
- the ewsr1a gene encoding EWS RNA-binding protein 1a isoform X4, which gives rise to MASAADYNSYGQAGGQQGYGSYAAQPAQAYQQGTQQSYGQQQGYSSYTQPADSTYSQSSSSTGGYSQQAYGSSYGQQPPASSGYNATPTAPQGYSQPVQGYGGSGYDASSASSSTNQASYGSQAAYGAQPAYTGYGQQAAASSAPPSYSSGGQQTPGYEQSSYSQQQQSGYQSQQGGYGQQGSYSQQGGYQQQAPPPQQPPPSSYPPPSGSYGQPPASQYGQQGSSGGSYRQDHQNGSYESGGYGGGMGGGESRGRGRGGFDRGMMRGGMRGGMNRGGMGITGDRGGFIKPGGPDADMGRPEEQDDSENSTIYITGLTENATMDEVAEFFKQSGIIRINKRTGLPAINIYTDKDSGKPKGDATLSYEDPPAAKAAVEWFDGKDFQGKKLKVSMARRKPMMMRGGMLMRGERGGMMGRGGMMGRGGMGRGGERGGFMPRGGPRGMGRGAPTGGNMQQRAGDWQCPNAGCGNQNFAWRMECNQCKAPKPEGFGPPPFPPGGERGRGGPGGMRGGRGMDRGAPGGPGGFRGGRGGDRGGGFRGGRGMDRGGFGGRGRGGPPMDDMRGRGRGMGPPGKMDMKGDHRQDRRERPY
- the ewsr1a gene encoding EWS RNA-binding protein 1a isoform X2; the encoded protein is MASAADYNSYGQAGGQQGYGSYAAQPAQAYQQGTQSYGQQQGYSSYTQPADSTYSQSSSSTGGYSQQAYGSSYGQQPPASSGYNATPTAPQGYSQPVQGYGGSGYDASSASSSTNQASYGSQAAYGAQPAYTGYGQQAAASSAPPSYSSGGQQTPGYEQSSYSQQQQSGYQSQQGGYGQQGSYSQQGGYQQQAPPPQQPPPSSYPPPSGSYGQPPASQYGQQGSSGGAYGQNDYKPPSSYRQDHQNGSYESGGYGGGMGGGESRGRGRGGFDRGMMRGGMRGGMNRGGMGITGDRGGFIKPGGPDADMGRPEEQDDSENSTIYITGLTENATMDEVAEFFKQSGIIRINKRTGLPAINIYTDKDSGKPKGDATLSYEDPPAAKAAVEWFDGKDFQGKKLKVSMARRKPMMMRGGMLMRGERGGMMGRGGMMGRGGMGRGGERGGFMPRGGPRGMGRGAPTGGNMQQRAGDWQCPNAGCGNQNFAWRMECNQCKAPKPEGFGPPPFPPGGERGRGGPGGMRGGRGMDRGAPGGPGGFRGGRGGDRGGGFRGGRGMDRGGFGGRGRGGPPMDDMRGRGRGMGPPGKMDMKGDHRQDRRERPY
- the ewsr1a gene encoding EWS RNA-binding protein 1a isoform X3 — protein: MASAADYNSYGQAGGQQGYGSYAAQPAQAYQQGTQQSYGQQQGYSSYTQPADSTYSQSSSSTGGYSQQAYGSSYGQQPPASSGYNATPTAPQGYSQPVQGYGGSGYDASSASSSTNQASYGSQAAYGAQPAYTGYGQQAAASSAPPSSGGQQTPGYEQSSYSQQQQSGYQSQQGGYGQQGSYSQQGGYQQQAPPPQQPPPSSYPPPSGSYGQPPASQYGQQGSSGGAYGQNDYKPPSSYRQDHQNGSYESGGYGGGMGGGESRGRGRGGFDRGMMRGGMRGGMNRGGMGITGDRGGFIKPGGPDADMGRPEEQDDSENSTIYITGLTENATMDEVAEFFKQSGIIRINKRTGLPAINIYTDKDSGKPKGDATLSYEDPPAAKAAVEWFDGKDFQGKKLKVSMARRKPMMMRGGMLMRGERGGMMGRGGMMGRGGMGRGGERGGFMPRGGPRGMGRGAPTGGNMQQRAGDWQCPNAGCGNQNFAWRMECNQCKAPKPEGFGPPPFPPGGERGRGGPGGMRGGRGMDRGAPGGPGGFRGGRGGDRGGGFRGGRGMDRGGFGGRGRGGPPMDDMRGRGRGMGPPGKMDMKGDHRQDRRERPY
- the ewsr1a gene encoding EWS RNA-binding protein 1a isoform X1; this translates as MASAADYNSYGQAGGQQGYGSYAAQPAQAYQQGTQQSYGQQQGYSSYTQPADSTYSQSSSSTGGYSQQAYGSSYGQQPPASSGYNATPTAPQGYSQPVQGYGGSGYDASSASSSTNQASYGSQAAYGAQPAYTGYGQQAAASSAPPSYSSGGQQTPGYEQSSYSQQQQSGYQSQQGGYGQQGSYSQQGGYQQQAPPPQQPPPSSYPPPSGSYGQPPASQYGQQGSSGGAYGQNDYKPPSSYRQDHQNGSYESGGYGGGMGGGESRGRGRGGFDRGMMRGGMRGGMNRGGMGITGDRGGFIKPGGPDADMGRPEEQDDSENSTIYITGLTENATMDEVAEFFKQSGIIRINKRTGLPAINIYTDKDSGKPKGDATLSYEDPPAAKAAVEWFDGKDFQGKKLKVSMARRKPMMMRGGMLMRGERGGMMGRGGMMGRGGMGRGGERGGFMPRGGPRGMGRGAPTGGNMQQRAGDWQCPNAGCGNQNFAWRMECNQCKAPKPEGFGPPPFPPGGERGRGGPGGMRGGRGMDRGAPGGPGGFRGGRGGDRGGGFRGGRGMDRGGFGGRGRGGPPMDDMRGRGRGMGPPGKMDMKGDHRQDRRERPY